A window of the Pseudomonas fluorescens genome harbors these coding sequences:
- a CDS encoding APC family permease produces MTQTNGPKRHLPVIQALLITLGMVITTDILKTAPTVALNVGPEHFYWVWVLGGLASMAGALCFAEMATAFPHPGGDYHFLRTAYGERMGFLFAWSRFSVMHTGWIALSAFMFADYFNAVVPLGHYGSGLFAGAIIAALVLLNLTGKHIGFMTQTVLVGLLALGFLSIASAGVWLAWQGIEPTLPSDPVVPEHTGAAGFSAAMIFVFLAFGGWSDAATLSAEVRDGRRGIFIAMLGALTVLMAIYLALNWAFVQGLGFEGLAASNAPAVELLNRAFGAPGVLLILLMVGIAAIATINSTLLVGARTTYAAARDVPQLRRFGEWDERDGVPRKALLAEGAVALLLVLFGSFTQSGFNTMVEYLTPVYWLFLSLSSVALIILRRRFPEVPRPVRVPLYPVLPLLFFGLCVYMLYSSVTVVGFGAFLGIGVLLVGAVLLAVLGRLTPGPHPSPLPEGEGAD; encoded by the coding sequence ATGACTCAAACCAATGGCCCCAAGCGGCACCTGCCGGTGATCCAGGCGTTGCTGATCACGCTGGGCATGGTCATCACCACCGATATTCTCAAAACCGCGCCGACCGTTGCCTTGAACGTCGGGCCGGAACATTTCTATTGGGTCTGGGTGCTCGGCGGACTGGCGTCGATGGCCGGGGCCTTGTGCTTTGCCGAGATGGCCACCGCGTTCCCGCATCCGGGCGGGGACTATCATTTCCTGCGCACCGCTTACGGCGAGCGCATGGGTTTCCTGTTTGCCTGGTCGCGATTTTCGGTGATGCACACCGGGTGGATCGCGTTGTCGGCGTTCATGTTTGCCGACTACTTCAATGCGGTCGTGCCGTTGGGGCATTACGGGTCGGGGCTGTTTGCCGGCGCGATCATTGCCGCGTTGGTGCTGCTGAATCTGACGGGCAAGCACATTGGCTTCATGACTCAGACGGTGTTGGTCGGGTTGCTTGCCCTCGGGTTCCTGAGCATTGCCAGCGCCGGGGTCTGGCTGGCGTGGCAAGGGATCGAACCAACGCTGCCCAGTGATCCGGTGGTGCCCGAACACACCGGCGCGGCAGGGTTTTCTGCGGCGATGATCTTCGTGTTTCTGGCCTTCGGCGGCTGGAGCGATGCGGCGACGTTATCGGCGGAAGTGCGCGACGGTCGACGCGGTATTTTCATCGCCATGCTCGGTGCGCTGACGGTGCTGATGGCGATCTATCTGGCGCTGAACTGGGCGTTCGTTCAAGGGCTGGGATTTGAAGGTCTGGCAGCGAGCAACGCGCCGGCGGTGGAGTTGTTGAACCGGGCCTTCGGTGCTCCCGGCGTGCTGCTGATTCTGTTGATGGTCGGCATCGCGGCCATCGCCACCATCAACTCGACCTTGCTGGTCGGCGCCCGCACCACCTACGCCGCCGCCCGGGATGTGCCGCAATTGCGCCGCTTTGGCGAATGGGACGAGCGTGACGGCGTGCCGCGCAAAGCGTTGCTGGCGGAGGGCGCGGTGGCGTTGTTGCTGGTGTTGTTTGGCAGTTTTACCCAAAGCGGTTTCAACACCATGGTTGAGTACCTGACGCCGGTGTATTGGTTGTTTCTGAGTTTGAGCAGCGTGGCGTTGATTATTCTGCGGCGGCGCTTTCCCGAGGTGCCCCGGCCGGTGAGGGTGCCGCTTTATCCGGTTTTGCCGCTGTTGTTTTTTGGGTTGTGCGTTTACATGCTGTATTCCAGCGTGACGGTGGTTGGTTTTGGCGCTTTTCTGGGGATTGGGGTGTTGCTGGTGGGTGCTGTGCTTTTGGCAGTGTTGGGGCGACTGACGCCGGGCCCTCACCCCAGCCCTCTCCCGGAGGGAGAGGGGGCCGACTGA
- a CDS encoding GDL motif peptide-associated radical SAM/SPASM maturase, translated as MTDNRPARYLSDTDLKRYVPVHVVWEITLACDLKCLHCGSRAGHRRPDELNTRECLDVIDSLAALGTREITLIGGEAYLRKDWTQLIRAIHDHGMYCAIQTGGRNLTPAKMQAAVDAGLNGVGISLDGLAPLHDKVRNVPGSFDKAVDTLRRAKASGLAVSVNTQIGAATLPDLPELMDTIIELGATHWQIQITVAMGNAVDHPELLLQPYKLLEVMPLLARLYREGLDRGLLMNVGNNIGYYGPYEHLWRGFGDERVHWSGCAAGQTVLALEADGTVKGCPSLATVGFSGGNVRNMSLHDIWHYSEGMHFGRLRSVDDLWGYCRSCYYNDVCRGGCTWTSHSLLGKPGNNPYCHYRTLELQKQGLRERIVKVEDAAQRSFAVGRFDLITERIDTGEKVSSVSDSGQVIKLAWINQGQSSPEEGRLPTQLALCRDCLQYIHPHESICPHCHADVAAAEARHLTDRARQQAIMKTLTGLLAGVPGSIS; from the coding sequence ATGACAGACAACCGCCCTGCCCGTTACCTTAGCGACACCGATCTCAAACGCTACGTGCCGGTACACGTGGTCTGGGAAATCACCCTCGCCTGCGACCTCAAGTGCCTGCATTGCGGCTCCCGCGCGGGGCATCGGCGCCCCGATGAACTCAACACCCGCGAATGCCTCGACGTGATCGATTCCCTCGCCGCCCTCGGCACCCGCGAGATCACCCTGATCGGCGGCGAAGCCTATTTGCGCAAGGACTGGACACAACTGATCCGCGCCATCCACGACCACGGCATGTACTGCGCGATCCAGACCGGCGGGCGCAATCTGACTCCGGCGAAGATGCAGGCAGCAGTCGATGCCGGGCTCAACGGGGTCGGCATTTCCCTGGACGGACTCGCACCGCTGCACGACAAGGTACGCAACGTGCCCGGTTCGTTCGACAAGGCCGTCGACACCCTGCGCCGGGCCAAGGCTTCGGGGCTGGCGGTGAGCGTCAACACCCAGATCGGCGCGGCCACGCTGCCGGACCTGCCGGAGTTGATGGACACCATCATCGAGCTCGGCGCCACCCATTGGCAGATCCAGATCACGGTGGCCATGGGCAACGCCGTCGACCATCCGGAACTGTTGCTCCAGCCTTATAAGTTGCTGGAAGTGATGCCGCTGCTCGCCCGGTTGTACCGCGAGGGGCTGGATCGCGGATTGCTGATGAACGTCGGCAACAACATCGGTTACTACGGCCCTTACGAACATCTGTGGCGCGGCTTCGGTGACGAGCGCGTGCACTGGAGCGGCTGCGCGGCCGGCCAGACCGTGCTGGCGCTGGAAGCGGACGGCACGGTGAAAGGCTGCCCGTCACTGGCGACCGTCGGTTTTTCCGGCGGCAACGTGCGCAACATGAGCCTGCACGATATCTGGCATTACAGCGAAGGCATGCACTTCGGTCGCCTGCGCTCGGTCGATGACCTGTGGGGCTACTGCCGAAGCTGCTATTACAACGACGTTTGCCGGGGCGGCTGCACCTGGACGTCGCATTCGCTGCTGGGCAAACCCGGCAACAATCCTTACTGCCATTACCGAACCCTGGAATTGCAAAAACAGGGTTTGCGCGAGCGTATCGTCAAAGTCGAAGACGCCGCTCAGCGCTCGTTTGCGGTAGGACGTTTTGACCTGATCACCGAACGCATCGACACCGGCGAAAAAGTCAGCAGCGTCAGCGATAGCGGGCAAGTGATCAAACTGGCCTGGATCAATCAGGGCCAGTCCTCCCCCGAGGAAGGACGCCTGCCGACGCAGCTCGCCCTGTGCCGCGACTGCCTGCAATACATCCACCCGCACGAATCGATCTGCCCACACTGCCACGCGGATGTCGCCGCCGCCGAGGCCCGACACCTGACCGACCGGGCCCGGCAGCAGGCGATCATGAAGACGCTGACCGGTTTGCTGGCGGGAGTGCCGGGTTCGATCAGCTGA
- a CDS encoding TonB-dependent receptor plug domain-containing protein: protein MIHRSRSLLAIAVVSAIWQLPAQAEETSARVDDDTRLGTVLVTGTRGTARTVLDSPVPVDVLTAEDLKTAGASGGELGQALQTLLPSFSFPRQSNSGGADHVRAAQLRGMSPDQVLVLVNGKRRHTSAVVNDSSKIGRGTAPVDFNSIPISAIKRIEVLRDGAGAQYGSDAIAGVINIILDDAPEGGEVSTSYGAYHTHQDAIGKTTTDGQNSVTTAKIGTRVGEEGGFIRGGTEYKDRDPTNRAGYDGFADTPGQRNYVMGDGVARDVNAWFNGELPLAGGKAYSFGTYNERHTTGAEFYRYPSEQPQFYPNGYLPQSLGDNTDISATAGYKGLIGDDWDFDSSVTHGRNRFESATRRTLNVSLGADSPTRFDTGDYELRQTTTNLDFSRELRLGGRSFVLAVGGEYRYENYLTFAGDEASYIGSGADGANGLRPSEESDLDRNVFGTYAELSGDLTDRFFVDAATRWEHYDDAGSKLTGKLSGRYKLTDQWALRGAVSNNFRAPSLAQSGFQNTTSNFGDGGTLTDIRVLSVNDPIARALGAEKLDPETSKNFSLGLTFQLNERFDASLDVFRIDVKDRITLSQRIGSDALESYINDNFGVAGVHDVNFFTNAADTSTDGAELVLNYHQPFYDGQLGLTTAYTYNHTKVTSTKGTPSQLTALGIGNDALVGVEERNTLTDAAPRDRFVFSANWTSEHWGLLGRLTRQGETTRVFDFGDSQPEQTYGAVWQLDAEVTYKFTPKFSIALGGNNLTDNYPERSGSAINYGGNLPYDVLSPIGTNGAYYYATATYGF, encoded by the coding sequence ATGATTCACCGTTCGCGTTCATTACTCGCCATCGCTGTTGTCAGTGCAATCTGGCAACTTCCTGCGCAAGCTGAAGAGACTTCCGCGCGCGTCGACGATGACACACGGCTGGGTACCGTGCTAGTCACCGGCACCCGAGGCACCGCCCGCACGGTGCTGGATTCGCCGGTGCCGGTGGATGTGTTGACCGCCGAGGACCTGAAGACCGCCGGCGCCAGTGGCGGCGAGCTGGGCCAGGCGTTGCAGACGCTGTTGCCGTCGTTCAGTTTCCCGCGCCAGTCCAACTCCGGTGGCGCCGACCACGTGCGCGCCGCGCAGCTTCGCGGCATGAGCCCGGATCAGGTGCTGGTGCTGGTCAACGGCAAGCGCCGCCACACCTCGGCGGTGGTCAATGACTCGTCGAAAATCGGTCGCGGCACGGCGCCGGTGGACTTCAACTCGATCCCGATCAGCGCCATCAAACGCATCGAAGTACTGCGTGACGGCGCCGGCGCGCAGTACGGTTCCGACGCGATTGCCGGGGTGATCAACATCATCCTCGACGACGCCCCCGAAGGTGGCGAAGTGTCCACGAGCTACGGCGCCTACCACACCCATCAGGACGCCATCGGCAAAACTACCACCGACGGTCAGAACAGCGTGACCACAGCCAAGATCGGCACGCGGGTGGGCGAGGAGGGCGGCTTCATTCGCGGCGGTACCGAGTACAAGGATCGCGATCCGACCAACCGCGCCGGCTACGACGGTTTCGCCGATACCCCGGGCCAGCGCAACTACGTGATGGGCGACGGTGTGGCGCGGGACGTCAACGCCTGGTTCAACGGTGAATTGCCGCTGGCCGGCGGCAAGGCCTACAGCTTCGGCACCTACAACGAACGCCACACCACCGGCGCCGAGTTCTACCGCTACCCGTCCGAGCAGCCGCAGTTCTATCCCAACGGCTACTTGCCGCAATCGCTGGGCGACAACACCGACATCTCCGCCACCGCCGGTTACAAAGGTCTGATTGGCGACGACTGGGATTTCGACAGCAGCGTCACCCACGGCCGCAACCGCTTCGAATCGGCGACCCGTCGCACCCTCAACGTCAGCCTCGGCGCGGACTCGCCGACCCGCTTCGACACTGGCGACTACGAGTTGCGCCAGACCACCACCAACCTGGATTTCAGCCGCGAATTGCGCCTCGGTGGGCGCTCATTCGTGCTGGCGGTGGGCGGTGAATATCGCTACGAAAACTACCTGACGTTTGCCGGGGACGAAGCCTCTTACATCGGTTCCGGCGCCGATGGCGCCAACGGCCTGCGCCCGAGTGAAGAGTCGGATCTGGATCGCAACGTGTTCGGCACCTACGCCGAATTGTCCGGTGATCTCACCGACCGTTTCTTCGTCGATGCCGCCACGCGCTGGGAGCATTACGACGACGCCGGCAGCAAACTCACCGGCAAGCTCAGCGGTCGCTACAAGTTGACCGATCAATGGGCGTTGCGCGGTGCGGTGTCGAACAATTTCCGCGCGCCGTCGCTGGCCCAGAGTGGCTTCCAGAACACCACCAGCAACTTCGGCGACGGCGGCACGCTCACCGATATCCGCGTGCTGTCGGTCAACGATCCAATTGCCCGTGCCTTGGGCGCGGAAAAACTCGATCCGGAAACCTCGAAGAACTTCAGCCTCGGCCTGACGTTCCAGTTGAACGAACGTTTCGACGCGTCGCTGGACGTGTTCCGCATCGACGTCAAAGACCGCATCACCCTGTCGCAGCGGATCGGCAGCGACGCGCTGGAAAGCTACATCAACGACAACTTCGGCGTGGCGGGCGTGCACGACGTCAACTTCTTCACCAACGCCGCCGACACCAGCACCGACGGCGCGGAACTGGTGCTCAACTACCATCAGCCGTTCTACGACGGGCAACTGGGCCTGACCACCGCGTACACCTACAACCATACCAAGGTCACCAGCACCAAAGGCACGCCGTCGCAGTTGACCGCCTTAGGGATCGGCAATGACGCGCTGGTCGGCGTAGAAGAACGCAACACCCTGACCGACGCCGCGCCCAGGGATCGCTTCGTGTTTTCCGCCAACTGGACCAGCGAACACTGGGGCTTGCTCGGGCGCCTGACCCGTCAGGGCGAGACCACTCGGGTGTTCGATTTCGGCGACTCGCAGCCTGAGCAAACCTATGGCGCGGTGTGGCAACTGGACGCCGAGGTGACCTACAAATTCACCCCGAAATTCAGCATCGCCCTGGGCGGCAACAACCTGACCGACAACTACCCGGAACGCTCCGGCTCGGCGATCAACTACGGCGGCAACCTGCCGTACGACGTGCTCTCGCCGATCGGCACCAACGGCGCTTACTACTACGCCACTGCTACTTACGGCTTCTGA
- the ahr gene encoding NADPH-dependent aldehyde reductase Ahr, producing the protein MSNNTEPTTFTGWAATSAGAPLERFSYDPGPLGDEEVEVAVEYCGVCHSDQSLIDNDWGISQYPFIPGHEVVGRIVRTGPQVRGLEVGQRVGIGWYKGSCMHCSSCIGGSHHLCATAKPTIIGSHGGFADRLRTHWAWALKLPDNLDPALAGPLFCAGSTVFNPLVEFDIKPTDRVGVVGIGGLGHLALRFLNAWGCDVTAFTSSLSKQDEAKRLGAHQVVASTDSEALKAIAGTLDFLLITANANLDWTAMLATLRGKGRLHFVGIVPDAIPVHVFNLIPQQKSLSASPVGSPATAATMLEFCARHQILPQVEEFPMSQVNEAVDHLRSGKARYRIVLNASK; encoded by the coding sequence ATGAGCAACAACACCGAACCCACGACATTCACCGGCTGGGCCGCCACCTCGGCCGGCGCGCCGCTGGAGCGCTTCAGTTACGACCCCGGCCCGCTGGGAGATGAAGAAGTCGAAGTCGCCGTGGAATATTGCGGCGTCTGCCATTCCGACCAGTCGCTGATCGACAACGACTGGGGCATCAGCCAATACCCGTTTATTCCCGGCCATGAAGTGGTCGGCCGCATCGTGCGCACAGGCCCGCAGGTCAGGGGGCTGGAAGTCGGCCAGCGCGTGGGGATCGGCTGGTACAAGGGCAGTTGCATGCATTGCTCGTCCTGTATCGGCGGTTCGCATCACCTTTGCGCCACCGCCAAACCGACGATTATCGGCAGCCATGGCGGCTTCGCGGATCGGCTGCGCACCCATTGGGCCTGGGCACTGAAACTGCCGGACAACCTCGACCCTGCCCTCGCCGGCCCGTTGTTCTGCGCCGGCTCCACGGTCTTCAATCCGCTGGTGGAATTCGACATCAAGCCGACCGACCGGGTCGGTGTGGTGGGCATCGGCGGTCTCGGTCACCTGGCGCTGCGGTTTCTCAATGCCTGGGGATGCGACGTCACCGCTTTCACCTCTTCTCTGAGCAAACAGGACGAAGCCAAACGCCTCGGCGCCCATCAGGTTGTCGCCTCGACCGACAGCGAAGCGCTGAAAGCAATTGCCGGCACCTTGGACTTTCTGCTGATCACCGCCAACGCCAACCTCGACTGGACGGCGATGCTCGCCACCTTGCGCGGCAAGGGCCGGCTGCACTTCGTCGGCATCGTGCCCGACGCGATTCCGGTGCACGTGTTCAACCTCATTCCTCAGCAGAAATCCCTGTCCGCCTCTCCGGTCGGCTCGCCCGCCACGGCGGCGACCATGCTGGAATTCTGCGCGCGGCATCAGATCCTGCCGCAGGTCGAGGAATTTCCGATGAGCCAGGTCAATGAAGCCGTCGATCACCTGCGCAGCGGCAAGGCGCGGTACCGGATTGTGTTGAACGCCAGCAAATGA
- a CDS encoding DUF1801 domain-containing protein gives MKKDSDGAATENPSVLIDARIKELNDWRGQKLAEIRAIIHEADPEVVEEWKWRGVPVWSHNGIICTGETYKAVVKMTFAKGAALEDPSGLFNASLEGNTRRAIDIHEDDKIDAKALKALVRSAITLNSKK, from the coding sequence ATGAAGAAGGACAGCGACGGCGCGGCGACCGAGAATCCCTCTGTGCTGATCGACGCAAGAATCAAGGAACTGAACGACTGGCGCGGCCAGAAGCTGGCCGAGATCCGCGCGATCATTCACGAGGCGGATCCGGAAGTCGTCGAGGAGTGGAAGTGGCGGGGTGTTCCTGTCTGGTCACACAACGGAATCATCTGCACCGGGGAAACCTACAAGGCCGTGGTGAAAATGACTTTTGCCAAAGGCGCGGCGCTGGAGGATCCGTCAGGACTGTTCAATGCCAGTCTGGAAGGCAATACCCGGCGGGCGATTGATATTCACGAAGACGACAAGATCGATGCCAAGGCTCTGAAAGCGCTGGTGCGTTCGGCGATTACGTTGAATTCAAAGAAGTGA
- a CDS encoding ATPase, whose amino-acid sequence MKTLTRLAVVALLMGGVAATVAPAYADDARSCHFLPVAASSAALQHSQSVGVLYSENTLDNLQYLERYHDVAVNGAKDALDARIRDAFVDSSDPELAIDWLMSSLQQQFLSVTVYDSLDALVQAHPDVVVMLDTHNRLLTQRNSQVEARFAARFYDANLQYIGKAEGAVEKQLPSVWVHNKAAPEIAAGIEQQRDLQLSALKQFDDSLKALVSAS is encoded by the coding sequence ATGAAGACTTTGACCCGACTGGCTGTAGTCGCCCTGCTGATGGGCGGGGTGGCCGCCACCGTAGCCCCGGCTTACGCAGATGATGCCCGGTCGTGCCATTTTCTGCCCGTCGCCGCCAGCAGCGCCGCGCTGCAGCACTCGCAAAGCGTCGGTGTGCTGTACAGCGAAAACACCCTGGACAACCTGCAATATCTCGAGCGTTACCACGACGTGGCGGTGAACGGTGCCAAGGATGCGCTCGATGCGCGGATCCGCGACGCCTTCGTCGACAGCTCCGATCCGGAGCTGGCCATCGACTGGCTGATGAGTTCGCTGCAACAGCAGTTTCTCTCGGTGACCGTCTACGACAGCCTCGATGCGCTGGTGCAGGCCCATCCGGACGTAGTGGTGATGCTCGACACCCACAACCGTCTGCTGACCCAACGCAATAGTCAGGTCGAAGCGCGGTTCGCCGCACGCTTCTACGACGCCAACCTGCAATACATCGGCAAGGCCGAAGGCGCGGTGGAGAAGCAACTGCCGTCGGTGTGGGTACACAACAAGGCAGCGCCCGAAATCGCTGCCGGGATCGAACAGCAGCGCGACCTGCAACTGAGTGCCTTGAAGCAGTTCGACGACTCGCTCAAGGCTCTGGTGAGTGCAAGCTGA
- a CDS encoding DUF3574 domain-containing protein, protein MQKSLLIAALFLAVTGCASPPPVSVHTKDPASSTLQGDATRPAQAQWVRTELYFSVGPLEGKEGVVSPARWREFLDQEVTTRFPDGFSVFDAYGQWKDHDAKVPERLATKVIVILHESGPKRESDIEAIRLAYKRITGDLSVLRLSQPAAVSF, encoded by the coding sequence ATGCAAAAAAGCCTGTTGATCGCCGCACTGTTCCTGGCAGTCACCGGATGTGCCAGCCCTCCTCCGGTTTCCGTGCATACCAAAGACCCCGCCAGTTCGACCCTGCAGGGCGATGCCACACGACCGGCGCAGGCGCAATGGGTGCGCACCGAGTTGTACTTCTCGGTGGGGCCGCTGGAAGGCAAGGAAGGTGTGGTGAGTCCGGCGCGCTGGCGCGAGTTTCTTGATCAGGAAGTGACGACGCGGTTCCCGGACGGGTTCAGCGTGTTCGATGCGTATGGGCAGTGGAAAGACCATGACGCGAAAGTGCCCGAGCGGCTGGCGACCAAGGTGATCGTGATCCTGCACGAAAGCGGGCCGAAACGTGAGAGTGACATCGAGGCGATTCGTTTGGCGTACAAGCGGATTACGGGGGACTTGTCGGTGCTTCGTTTGTCCCAACCGGCGGCTGTGTCCTTTTGA